GGCCGGTTCATTCAGCAAGGTCGAACCGCCCTTCTGCGCTACGTCCTGCGCTCGTTCACTACCTGCGGCAATCCATACCTTGGTGGATGGGAGGCCGGTCCGCATCGACTACGGTTGAGCGATCGATGCCAACGCATCGCAGCCGGGTCAAACACCATGGGAACCGCCACAGCCTGGGTCGGAACGCATGTTCTCGCGACCTGTCTTTGCGCGATGGGCGCGCTGCTGCTCCCGCCGACGGCCCATGCGGTCGACGGGATCGACTTACCCGGGTTCGATTACGCCAACTTCAATGCTGACTCGCCGCCGGTCTGCAGAAATTCGTGCGGCGGCGATTCCAGATGTCAGGCCTGGACGTGGGTCAAGCCAGGCGTCCAGGGCCCCACCGGGCGCTGCTGGCTCAAGAGCCGGCTGCCCGCGCTGGTGAAGAACAGTTGCTGCAACTCGGGACCTCGCAAATACATCTCAAGGGCCGACATGAAGCCGGAAGACCGCACGGATCGCCCCGGATCGGACTACAAGAATTTCGTTTCAAGCTCATGGAAAAGCTGCGAGGCGGCATGCGGCGGCGATCGCTCCTGCGCAGCCTGGACCTATGCCCGCCCGGGCTTACAAGGGCCGCAGGGGCGTTGCTGGCTCAAGGGTCGCATCCCGAACCCGGAAGGCAATCTGCGCACCGTCTCCGGCGTCAAGTTCAAGCCCGCCTCGGTGCCCATCGATCCCGGCACCAACCTCGTCCCGGCTGAGGACTAGCCATGATGGAGGAAGCAACGAAGCAGCGGGGACGCTCCCTCGATGCCGTCATCAGGTATGCGAGCCTTCTGCTGGGCATCGTTACGGCCGCGCTGGCGCTCTATGTCGCAATGGCCAGCCGAGACGCCAGTTTGAGTCTGGCGGCAACCCAGGCAGACATCCAGAAGCTGAGTCAGGCCGGCGCACCGCCGGCCCCGGCGTCCTTCTGCGGCGCGTGCCTTGCAACCGACGGCAGCACCTCCTTCAC
This genomic stretch from Roseateles sp. DAIF2 harbors:
- a CDS encoding PAN domain-containing protein, which encodes MGALLLPPTAHAVDGIDLPGFDYANFNADSPPVCRNSCGGDSRCQAWTWVKPGVQGPTGRCWLKSRLPALVKNSCCNSGPRKYISRADMKPEDRTDRPGSDYKNFVSSSWKSCEAACGGDRSCAAWTYARPGLQGPQGRCWLKGRIPNPEGNLRTVSGVKFKPASVPIDPGTNLVPAED